In Nitrospira sp., the sequence TGATGCATTTGCGCTTCGAACCCCAGTTCGTGAAGGTCGATGCCTCCGGCTTGCGAAGCAATCGGGAGTTCATACCGAGTGATCCACGTTTTGTGGTTCAGTCCGCCGGCCTTCACGGTACGCCCCACTATCCCTACAATCTCATCGCATTCTTGGTGATCCGGACTGATCAGGAGAATGCGTTTGTTGGTGCGAATGAGTTCCATCGCCAGGTCAGCGAGCTTCTGACGCCGGAATGACCGGTCATCCGACCACATTGCGGTGAAGACGGATGAGGCGGAGGGGAATGTTGCGACCTGATCTTCCTGCATCTGTAACAGCGACGTTAACCGCTCGGCCGGCCCGAGGTGATAGAGGTCCGGCTTCGCCAGCATTTCTTTCAGACGGAGGGCTGACATACTGACCAGACCGGCCTGATCTGGAATGAGAGTGACAGAAGAAACTTCGGCTCCAAGAGCATCGACCAGCTGGACAAGGATGCTGTTCCCCGTCTGCCGGAGCACTATTCCTTCCGTCGTGTCCGCTTCGTTGGCGGGGACGACAGACACCGGAAGATCGACGCATAGCGTGACCTCAGAAGGCACCATAAACTCGTACAGCTGGAACCCCCCGATTGTTTGCACCAGGCGACCTTGCGACGCCGCGACAGGAGCATCCTGCTCTGTTTCAGACAGGCGGACTTGTCCCGCTTCAAGGCGGCTGATCCATAATTCGATGAGGTCTGTTGCAGTCATCAGGACTGAGCTCATCTGCATTTCACGGGAAGGAAGGGTCATGATAAATGCCCTCTGCGATACCTGTCCACCATTGTGACCGAGAAGTTGCCCTTGTCTTCACGACCAGATCTTGTCTAGAATGAGCGCCTTCTGTGGAGGAACCTGTGAAGGGCTTACGGTTTGAGCGGATTGCCAAAGGACGGCACTACAACGTGGTCTTCCATATCGGCAGCACCTACATACCCGTGAGTGACGACACGGTAGAAGAACTCAAAGAGCAAAGCCTGCTCCCGACCGAACGATTTTTGGACGTCCTCATCGACCGTGTCGGCTATTCATCCTACCTGAAGGACCAGATCCGCAATGAACTGAAGGCGACGGGCGATCCCACCACGCAGATCACCGTGCTGCAGGGTGCCATCCGCGAGCTGTAAGGTATGGCTTCGCCGTTCGTGAAGCGCACTCGGCGAGCCCCGGCCCTATTCCTTCAATCCCCTACCTGCCCTTCCTGGAACAGCTGGTTCATGATCTGATTCTTTTTTTCGGGATCGCGATAGTACTTCAGCGCCTTGGTGTAGTTTTCCATCGCGCTCTGGCGCTTGCCGCGCAGAGCATAGATTTCAGCGATGCCGTGATAGGCTCGCGCATCTTCCTCATTGCACTTGAGCGCCCGGTTGAACATGTCCGTCGCTTCCTGAAGTCTACGCTTGCCTAATGCCAGCCACCCGAGCGCGGAATGGGCGGGGCCACAGTCAGGATCGGCGTTGAGCGCCTCTTGATAACTCTTGTGCGCTAGGTCCATGCGTCCCCGCACTTCGTAGAGTCCGCCCAGCGCGAAGTGGACTTCGGCATCCTGTGGGTTCAGTTTCAAGGCAGTCTTGTAGGATTGCACCGCCGGCTCCATCTTCCCCTGCTCTGCGAGAGCACAGGCGAGATTGGAATGTGCTGCCGAATCGTTGGGCGTAAGCTTCACCACCTCCCGGTATTCTTTGATCGCCATTTCCAGGCGCCCTTGATCTTGATACGCGACTCCTAGATTCATCCGTGCCGGCGCGTAGTCCGGGGCGAGACGGACGGCTTCACGATACCCCTTGATCGCCATTTCAAGATGGCCGGCACGTTCGTGAATCTGTGCTAAAAAGTAATGCGGATGGGCAGATTGCGGGAGTAACCGAGCGGCTTCTGCGTATGGCCTCATGGATTGCTCCGATTGACCCGATTGCGCCAGAAATATTCCCATGACCAAATAGCAGTAGCCATTGTCCGTCTGCCGATCGAGCAGATCCTTCACCCAGGTTCCTACGGCCGCGATGTCCTTCTCAGCTTCGAGGCAGAGCGCATGGGCTTTCCAGGCATCCGCAAACCGACCCTGCAAGAGATACACGACGTTTCGTGCGAAGAGAGGACGTGGATCCTTTGCCCCGTCCGGATCTCGGCTCCAATCCAACGACTCGCCGAACAGCGTGTCCCAGGCTCCCGCCACGATGGCGGCTTCGCATTGTTGCTGATGGGTGCTCATGTCCGATGCGAGGATCTTATCGAGTCAGTGCGTCTTCGACATCCGGCGGTGTTGCCTGGATACCTTCGCCGAGGAAGGGAAATTTCCTGGCCAGCTGCTGCTTCATCTGCCAGGCGACCGTTCTGTACGACCAATGGCCTTTCACACCGGACCGGAGTTTGGCGATATACTCCGCCTCGGCATAGTCCATCTTGAACAAACAGCGCACCTTGAACCCGAACGGAATGGCGTAGAGTGATGCTTCCTGATCCTTATTCTTGAGCGACTCGATATCCTGACGCACGGCATCCATCGCCTGCCGATACTCTTGAT encodes:
- a CDS encoding AAA domain-containing protein, with the translated sequence MTATDLIELWISRLEAGQVRLSETEQDAPVAASQGRLVQTIGGFQLYEFMVPSEVTLCVDLPVSVVPANEADTTEGIVLRQTGNSILVQLVDALGAEVSSVTLIPDQAGLVSMSALRLKEMLAKPDLYHLGPAERLTSLLQMQEDQVATFPSASSVFTAMWSDDRSFRRQKLADLAMELIRTNKRILLISPDHQECDEIVGIVGRTVKAGGLNHKTWITRYELPIASQAGGIDLHELGFEAQMHQFYAKSQGDKASLKHKYDRFRALAPFLSQKEAKQQDLDELRLLEWRLVTQVRDLQVRMADARKTLEEFENLPLFQRLTMQAVGKNAESLKQYCALYQDQMDQLNKELDVAKVSIQQLAPEAAVPRGMRAEFDALKEHIAKLGGTKKVRELMAAEENPNRQAFLQNRRVVAVTPTRVASDPLFSRVRFDVLMVDEAPRIAVPSLLAAAGLARERIIVSGDPRDIAAAGQWAPPQAATRTAH
- a CDS encoding tetratricopeptide repeat protein; this encodes MSTHQQQCEAAIVAGAWDTLFGESLDWSRDPDGAKDPRPLFARNVVYLLQGRFADAWKAHALCLEAEKDIAAVGTWVKDLLDRQTDNGYCYLVMGIFLAQSGQSEQSMRPYAEAARLLPQSAHPHYFLAQIHERAGHLEMAIKGYREAVRLAPDYAPARMNLGVAYQDQGRLEMAIKEYREVVKLTPNDSAAHSNLACALAEQGKMEPAVQSYKTALKLNPQDAEVHFALGGLYEVRGRMDLAHKSYQEALNADPDCGPAHSALGWLALGKRRLQEATDMFNRALKCNEEDARAYHGIAEIYALRGKRQSAMENYTKALKYYRDPEKKNQIMNQLFQEGQVGD